From a single Brassica napus cultivar Da-Ae chromosome C9, Da-Ae, whole genome shotgun sequence genomic region:
- the LOC106368987 gene encoding uncharacterized protein LOC106368987: MKNWTKKLINILINISIKILINISIKILINILSKVSRILPLIMVIMKKKRKKERKRAYIERNREEGDIRLWNDYFSETPTYPDNLFQRRFRMNKPLFMHIVDRLSNEVEFFRQKKDALGRLSLSPLQKCTAAIRCLAYGTAADTVDEYLRLGSSTTRSCLEIFLDGIIYLFGDQYLRRPTPADLQRLLHIGEHRGFPGMIGSIDCMHWEWKNCPTAWKCQYSRGSGKPIIVLEAVASYDLWIWHAFFGPPGTLNDINVLDRSTVFDDIIKGQAPQVTFSVNGREYHMAYYLTDGIYPKWATFIQSISIPQGPKVVLFAQRQEAVRKDVERAFGVLQARFAIVKNPVLFWDKVKIGKIMRACIILHNMIVEDERDGYTQYDVSEFQPGEDTGSSHVDLTFSTDIPTNIGNMMAARTRIRDKQMHQQLKADLVEHVWRKFGRGEDNN, translated from the coding sequence ATGAAAAATTGGACGAAAAaattgatcaatattttgatcaacatTTCGATCAAAATTTTGATCAACATTTCGATCAAAATTTTGATCAACATTTTGAGCAAAGTTTCGAGAATTTTACCATTAATTATGGTAAtcatgaagaagaaaagaaaaaaagaaagaaaacgagCTTacatcgaaagaaatcgtgaagaaggcgatatacgtttatggaatgattatttcagtgaaactccaacATATCCTGATAATCTATTCCAACGACGTTTTAggatgaacaagccattgttcatgcatattgttgatcgactctccaatgaagttgaattctTTCGACAAAAGAAAGATGCTCTCGGAAGGCTtagtctctctcctcttcaaAAGTGTACTGCTGCCATTCGTTGTTTGGCATATGGTACTGCGGCTGATACGGTTGACGAATACCTCAGACTCGGTTCATCTACAACTCGGTCatgtttggaaatttttttggatggaataatatatttattcggcgatcagtacctaagaagaccaacaccggctgatcttcaacgtctacttcatATTGGTGAGcatcgtggatttcccgggatgataggaagcatcgattgtatgcattgggagtggaagaattgtcccaccgcttggaaatgTCAATATTCACGGGGTTCGGGAAAACCCAtaatcgttttagaggcggttgcatcgtatgatctatggatatggcatgcattttttggacctccaggtaccttgaatgatatcaatgttcttgatcgctcaactgtttttgatgacataataaaaggtcaagctccgcaagtcaccttctctgtcaatggaagagagtatcatatggcttactatctcaccgacggtatttatccgaaatgggcaacttttatccaatcaatTTCAATACCACAAGGGCCGAAAGTGGTTTTATTTGCGCaacgtcaagaagctgtccgaaaagatgtcgaacgtgcttttggagtcttgcaagctcgctttgccattgttaaaaatccagtacttttttgggataaagtcaaaattgggaagattatgagagcatgtatcatactccataacatgatagtagaagacgaacgagatggatacactcaatatgatgtttcagagttccaacCAGGAGAAGACAccggaagttcacatgtggaTCTCACGTTCTCTACAGATATCCCTACAAATATCGGCAATATGATGGCTGCtcgaactagaattcgtgataaacaaatgcatcaacaactgaaagctgatttggttgaacatgtaTGGCGTAAATTCGGACGTGGTGAGGACAACAACTGA